In Acidobacteriota bacterium, a single genomic region encodes these proteins:
- a CDS encoding SRPBCC domain-containing protein, which produces MTESRVETEVEERGQLGPVHKTIEVDCPRQKAFEIFTARMADWWPLSTHSVSLDRAAFCGFEPRVGGQLYEERDDGRRFQWGTVLAWDAPRRIQVTWHPGYEEDRAQRVEVRFHEDGSRTRVELIHSGWEVLGERAQETRQGYDSGWDAVLNLHYLPACRA; this is translated from the coding sequence ATGACTGAATCAAGAGTCGAAACCGAGGTTGAGGAGAGAGGCCAACTCGGCCCCGTCCACAAGACCATCGAGGTGGACTGCCCGCGCCAAAAGGCCTTCGAGATCTTCACGGCGCGCATGGCCGATTGGTGGCCGTTATCCACTCATTCCGTCAGCCTGGATCGGGCTGCATTCTGCGGCTTCGAGCCTCGTGTGGGCGGTCAGCTCTACGAGGAGCGCGACGACGGCCGGCGCTTCCAGTGGGGGACGGTGCTGGCCTGGGACGCTCCGCGCCGCATCCAAGTGACCTGGCATCCCGGATACGAGGAAGACCGGGCCCAGAGAGTCGAAGTCCGGTTCCACGAGGACGGATCCAGGACTCGCGTGGAGTTGATTCACAGCGGGTGGGAAGTGCTGGGCGAGAGAGCCCAGGAAACCCGCCAAGGCTACGACAGCGGGTGGGACGCCGTACTCAACCTGCACTATCTTCCGGCTTGCCGGGCTTAA
- a CDS encoding ABC transporter substrate-binding protein, whose translation MKTPSSTSLSRFTYWLLPACLLVAAGLAAAAASDDLTPQEQRGKQIYLTGASPSSQPVVALMGEEKTEVPATLLPCVNCHGSDGRGRPEGGVIPSNVRWETLTKPYGVRHETGRSHPPYTLETLTASITEGVDPAGNALNTAMPRYRMSDDDLQALVAYLQKLGQERDPGVDEESLRLGLLLPPGSLMVAESMRRLLQAYFEDVNQNGGIYGRKLELQTYYLPADPAQAESAVIEFIDEKDIFALVSPFLADREEALVKLADRRGLPMVGPITLRPQLDFPLNRKVFYLLSGLATQSRVLIGFAAQQSGLSQVRLAVVAPLREDLKEAVDAAKEEAFRQDWPEVVEIRYAAGELKPAQAVKKLRQGQIDAVLFLGRDADASAWLEAAEAAEYRPYLLSPASLAGAALFQAPQAFAGKIFSSAATLPADFERSAVGEFLGLAQEADLSRQGRPQQILTLASAKILLEGLRQSGRDVSREKLVDRLEGLYRFETGLTPPVTYNPNRRIGAKGAYVLLVDLEKKDFTPQGPFREWSE comes from the coding sequence ATGAAGACACCATCCTCCACTTCTCTCAGCCGTTTCACATATTGGCTCCTGCCGGCCTGTCTATTGGTGGCGGCGGGGCTGGCCGCCGCGGCGGCCAGCGACGATCTGACCCCGCAGGAGCAACGCGGCAAGCAAATCTACCTGACGGGCGCCAGTCCCTCCAGCCAGCCCGTGGTGGCCCTGATGGGCGAGGAAAAGACCGAGGTTCCCGCCACCCTGCTGCCCTGCGTGAATTGCCACGGCTCCGACGGACGCGGACGCCCGGAAGGCGGCGTCATCCCCTCCAACGTGAGATGGGAGACGCTGACCAAACCCTACGGCGTCCGCCACGAGACGGGACGCAGCCATCCGCCCTACACGCTGGAAACCCTGACCGCGTCCATCACCGAGGGCGTCGACCCCGCCGGCAATGCCCTCAACACCGCCATGCCCCGCTACCGCATGTCGGACGACGACCTGCAGGCCCTGGTGGCCTACCTGCAGAAGCTGGGGCAGGAACGCGATCCGGGCGTCGACGAGGAGAGCCTGAGACTGGGTCTGCTGCTGCCTCCGGGATCGCTGATGGTGGCCGAATCGATGCGCCGCCTGCTGCAGGCCTACTTTGAGGACGTCAACCAGAACGGCGGCATTTACGGACGCAAGCTGGAGCTGCAGACCTACTACCTGCCTGCCGATCCTGCGCAGGCCGAGTCGGCCGTCATCGAGTTCATCGACGAGAAGGACATCTTTGCACTGGTCTCGCCTTTCCTGGCTGACCGCGAGGAAGCCCTTGTCAAGCTGGCTGACCGCAGGGGGCTGCCCATGGTAGGGCCCATCACGCTGCGTCCTCAACTCGACTTTCCTCTCAACCGCAAAGTCTTTTACCTGCTCTCGGGACTGGCCACCCAGAGCCGGGTCCTCATCGGATTCGCCGCTCAGCAGTCGGGCCTGAGCCAAGTCCGCCTGGCTGTGGTGGCACCCCTCAGAGAGGACCTGAAAGAGGCCGTCGATGCCGCCAAAGAAGAGGCCTTTCGGCAGGACTGGCCCGAAGTGGTGGAGATCCGCTACGCGGCGGGAGAACTGAAGCCGGCCCAGGCGGTCAAAAAGCTGCGCCAGGGGCAGATCGATGCCGTGCTGTTCCTGGGCCGCGACGCCGATGCCTCGGCCTGGCTGGAGGCCGCAGAAGCCGCCGAGTACCGTCCTTACTTGCTCTCGCCGGCTTCCTTGGCGGGTGCGGCGCTCTTTCAGGCGCCCCAGGCCTTCGCAGGAAAGATCTTCAGCAGCGCCGCCACCCTTCCGGCCGATTTCGAACGCAGCGCGGTGGGGGAGTTCCTGGGCCTGGCCCAAGAGGCCGACCTGTCCCGGCAAGGACGCCCCCAACAGATCCTCACCCTCGCCTCGGCCAAGATTCTGTTGGAGGGACTGCGCCAGTCCGGACGCGACGTGAGCCGTGAAAAATTGGTGGACAGACTGGAAGGCCTCTACCGCTTCGAGACCGGACTGACGCCGCCGGTCACCTACAACCCCAACCGGCGCATCGGAGCCAAAGGCGCCTACGTTCTGCTGGTCGACCTGGAAAAGAAGGACTTCACTCCTCAGGGCCCTTTCCGGGAGTGGTCCGAGTAG
- a CDS encoding metalloregulator ArsR/SmtB family transcription factor yields the protein MTYGNVLQALADPTRRAIFERLRRGELAVCDLAEGLPVSRPAVSQHLKVLRQAGLVSERREGVRRLYRLERRGLLALRIYVESFWEDVLESFKAEAEAQHRKTKERGDD from the coding sequence ATGACTTACGGAAACGTGCTCCAGGCATTAGCGGACCCTACCCGGCGGGCCATTTTCGAGCGGCTGCGGCGAGGGGAGTTGGCGGTTTGCGATTTGGCAGAAGGCCTGCCGGTGAGCCGTCCGGCGGTTTCTCAGCACCTTAAGGTGCTGCGCCAAGCCGGATTGGTGAGCGAACGGCGGGAGGGCGTGCGCCGACTCTATCGCCTGGAGCGCCGCGGTCTGCTGGCTCTGCGCATCTATGTGGAAAGCTTCTGGGAGGATGTGTTGGAGTCTTTCAAGGCCGAGGCTGAAGCACAACATCGAAAAACCAAGGAGAGAGGCGATGACTGA
- a CDS encoding SRPBCC domain-containing protein — MKRNLFVAIGLMAVLAAPARAGERRLHADFAVDAPLDKAWEAWTTAQGLQSFFAPYARIEPQVGGTLDIWFSPDAPKGQRGAEDQRVMQYIEKSRFGFTWNAPPSIPTLRHQQTLVTLDFEAIDEGRTRVRFSHEGWGYGEDWDKCFDYFDGAWRSFVLPRFKHALEVGPIVAGESPELAPISQSIKVED, encoded by the coding sequence ATGAAAAGAAACCTATTTGTGGCTATAGGCCTGATGGCGGTGCTGGCTGCGCCGGCCCGGGCCGGTGAACGGCGCTTGCACGCCGATTTCGCAGTGGATGCCCCGCTGGACAAGGCCTGGGAGGCTTGGACCACGGCTCAAGGCCTGCAGAGCTTTTTCGCCCCCTACGCCCGAATCGAACCGCAAGTCGGCGGCACCCTGGACATCTGGTTCTCCCCCGATGCCCCCAAGGGCCAACGGGGAGCCGAAGACCAGAGGGTGATGCAATACATCGAGAAGAGCCGCTTCGGATTCACCTGGAACGCCCCTCCCAGCATTCCCACGCTGCGCCATCAGCAGACCCTGGTGACCCTCGATTTCGAGGCCATCGACGAGGGCCGCACGCGTGTCCGCTTCTCTCACGAGGGCTGGGGGTATGGAGAGGACTGGGACAAATGCTTCGACTATTTCGACGGCGCCTGGAGAAGCTTCGTGCTGCCCCGCTTCAAACACGCCCTAGAGGTCGGTCCTATCGTAGCGGGAGAGAGTCCCGAGCTGGCTCCCATCTCGCAGTCCATCAAAGTAGAGGACTGA
- a CDS encoding ABC transporter permease — translation MKDFWMDLRFAVRLLAKNPAFTLVALLALAFGIGANTAIFSVVDGVLLKPLPFPDSQHLYRVWELESQERAQVLSSYRDFQHLKEQSRSWEPLAAYQFDNFNLTGGQQPEQLRAAKVSADLFRLLGVPPLEGRRIDARDQAGRGSQVTILSHSLWLRQYGARPMVGNTIELDGKAYEVVGVMPAGFSFPYETPWDLFIPLGTPDDSQNGQRNLFLLGRLAAGVPVSQAEEEMRGLAARLAQTRPQNEQDVGIGLVSMHEHIVGDLSLTLWLLMAAVGLVLLIACTNIATLLMARSREREKEIGVRLAIGAGRARIIRQMLTESVLLAVLGGALGVTVAFWATDALLSLAPATLPRLSEVTIDPGVLLFSLAVTLATGLVFGLLPALQGSRADLNDALSSASRGAADKRGNRRWRNALVAAQVALAMVLLTGAGLVLRSLNQLNEVEPGFRTDILALGLVLPPNEYQSAQKVNYFEQALKNLDALPGVASVAAANFPPTRGQGIGVSVLRPGQSEEEEGQTLSQRVVTEDYF, via the coding sequence ATGAAAGACTTTTGGATGGACCTTCGATTCGCCGTGCGTCTCTTGGCCAAGAATCCCGCTTTCACGCTTGTGGCGCTGCTGGCGCTGGCCTTCGGGATCGGAGCCAACACCGCCATCTTCAGCGTGGTGGACGGCGTGCTGTTGAAACCGCTTCCTTTCCCTGACTCGCAGCATCTTTACCGGGTTTGGGAATTGGAGTCCCAGGAGCGGGCACAGGTCCTATCCAGCTATCGCGACTTCCAGCACCTGAAAGAGCAGAGCCGCTCCTGGGAGCCCCTGGCGGCCTATCAATTCGACAATTTCAACCTGACGGGCGGACAGCAGCCCGAGCAATTGCGGGCCGCAAAGGTGAGCGCCGACCTCTTTCGCCTCCTGGGCGTGCCGCCGCTTGAGGGCCGCCGCATAGACGCCCGCGACCAGGCAGGACGCGGCAGCCAGGTCACCATCCTCAGCCATTCCCTGTGGCTGCGCCAGTACGGCGCGCGGCCCATGGTGGGAAACACCATCGAACTCGACGGAAAGGCCTACGAAGTGGTGGGCGTGATGCCGGCCGGATTCTCCTTTCCCTACGAGACTCCATGGGACCTCTTCATTCCGCTGGGGACTCCCGACGATTCTCAGAATGGGCAGCGCAACCTCTTCCTGCTGGGACGGCTGGCTGCGGGCGTGCCGGTCTCCCAGGCTGAGGAGGAGATGCGGGGGCTGGCCGCGCGGCTGGCCCAGACCCGTCCACAGAACGAACAAGACGTCGGCATCGGACTGGTTTCGATGCATGAACACATCGTGGGCGACCTGAGCTTGACGCTGTGGTTGTTGATGGCGGCCGTGGGACTGGTCCTGCTCATCGCCTGCACCAATATCGCCACCTTGTTGATGGCGCGTTCGCGTGAGAGAGAAAAGGAAATCGGCGTCCGCCTGGCCATCGGGGCGGGACGCGCCCGCATCATCCGCCAGATGCTGACCGAGTCGGTGCTGCTGGCGGTGCTGGGAGGAGCCTTGGGCGTCACCGTGGCCTTCTGGGCCACGGACGCGCTGCTTTCCTTGGCCCCCGCCACCCTGCCCCGCCTCAGCGAGGTGACCATCGACCCCGGCGTGCTGCTCTTCAGCTTGGCCGTGACCCTGGCCACCGGCCTCGTCTTCGGGCTGCTCCCCGCCTTGCAGGGCAGCCGCGCCGATCTCAACGACGCTCTCTCCAGCGCCTCCAGGGGAGCCGCCGACAAGCGCGGCAACCGCCGCTGGCGCAATGCCCTGGTGGCCGCACAGGTGGCCTTGGCCATGGTGCTGCTGACGGGCGCGGGACTGGTGCTGCGCAGCCTGAACCAGCTCAACGAGGTCGAGCCCGGATTCCGCACCGACATCCTGGCGCTGGGCCTGGTCTTGCCTCCCAACGAGTACCAGAGCGCCCAGAAGGTGAATTACTTCGAGCAAGCGCTGAAAAACTTGGACGCACTCCCCGGAGTGGCATCGGTGGCCGCCGCCAACTTCCCTCCCACCCGCGGGCAGGGAATCGGGGTCAGCGTCCTGCGCCCGGGACAGTCCGAGGAGGAAGAGGGCCAGACGTTGTCTCAGAGGGTGGTGACCGAGGACTACTTC
- a CDS encoding M23 family metallopeptidase codes for MQAEQAKPRRAWGPPIAGAVIAVTALGLDTLSSITHALPVHWIPVLGVSAGLILACWPPALRLLLRRERKHRWRTGALALLPPAALAGYALWTPALICTVPSPPMAFLSGGLRHLAYEIRIRHYGFRDLHLTEARVLGEDGSLLRTFDADWLVNGPFRGEEGRQQSITLPAGRDATLFLWLALRQDEPLPDRLGHVLVLAASGQDEAMPALGPSTYRRRRPRLPVIQSPLSGGPWLARAGPSNWSRHRRARVLGHISQRFAIDWVRIDREGSLLRQPTADGQDAANTDYLSYAAQVRSAFSGVVAEVRDGWPDNPPGKLLQPSNLSNFAGNYVAVRHDLGFCAFYGHLKQDSVAVRAGEKIFAGRLLGQIGNSGNSDDPHLHFQVADDCDPLISEGLPYHFEGYLSHGYLPWEREGGFSLPAGQAVEYGLPLHNEIVTFPPREDAVR; via the coding sequence ATGCAAGCTGAGCAGGCCAAGCCCCGCCGGGCATGGGGACCGCCCATCGCAGGGGCCGTCATCGCGGTGACGGCTCTCGGACTCGACACCCTCAGTTCCATTACCCACGCCCTGCCCGTCCATTGGATTCCGGTGCTGGGCGTGTCAGCCGGTCTCATTCTGGCCTGCTGGCCTCCCGCCCTGCGCCTGCTGCTCAGGCGGGAGAGGAAACACCGCTGGCGGACGGGAGCCCTGGCCCTGCTCCCGCCGGCAGCCCTGGCCGGATACGCGCTGTGGACGCCGGCCTTGATCTGCACGGTGCCTTCGCCGCCCATGGCTTTCCTCAGCGGCGGACTGCGGCATCTGGCCTATGAGATCCGCATCAGGCACTACGGATTTCGCGACCTCCATTTGACCGAGGCCCGGGTGCTGGGCGAGGACGGCTCCCTGCTCAGAACCTTCGACGCCGACTGGCTGGTCAACGGACCCTTCCGCGGCGAGGAGGGCCGGCAGCAGTCCATCACCCTGCCCGCGGGACGCGACGCCACCCTCTTCTTGTGGCTGGCCCTCAGGCAAGACGAGCCTCTTCCCGACCGGCTGGGCCACGTCCTGGTCTTAGCCGCTTCAGGGCAGGACGAAGCGATGCCGGCCCTGGGTCCCTCGACCTACCGCCGACGACGCCCTCGCTTGCCCGTCATTCAATCCCCCCTAAGCGGAGGGCCTTGGCTGGCCAGGGCCGGACCCTCGAACTGGTCGCGCCATCGACGGGCCCGCGTGCTGGGGCACATCTCCCAGCGCTTCGCCATCGACTGGGTGCGCATCGACCGGGAGGGGAGCCTCTTGCGCCAGCCCACCGCGGACGGCCAGGACGCCGCCAACACCGACTACCTGTCCTACGCGGCCCAAGTGCGCTCGGCCTTCTCGGGCGTGGTGGCCGAGGTCCGCGACGGTTGGCCCGACAATCCTCCCGGCAAGCTCTTGCAGCCCTCCAACCTGTCCAATTTCGCCGGCAACTATGTGGCGGTACGTCACGACCTGGGATTCTGCGCCTTTTACGGTCACCTCAAGCAGGATTCGGTGGCCGTGCGGGCGGGCGAGAAGATCTTCGCCGGCCGTCTGCTGGGGCAGATCGGAAACAGCGGCAATTCCGACGATCCCCACCTCCATTTTCAAGTGGCCGACGACTGCGACCCGCTCATCTCGGAAGGACTGCCCTACCACTTTGAAGGCTATCTCAGTCACGGCTATCTGCCCTGGGAACGGGAGGGCGGCTTCAGCCTGCCTGCGGGTCAGGCCGTCGAGTACGGACTGCCGCTTCACAATGAAATCGTCACCTTTCCGCCTCGCGAGGACGCCGTCCGATGA